DNA from Paraburkholderia sp. BL10I2N1:
GGCAATAGCCATCACTACGTCGACGTCGCTGATGCGAATGCGTTCACGCATCTGCGCATCAACATCTATCCTGATGGCGGCGTCGCGCGTCTGCGCGTGTACGGCCAGCCGCAGGTGGACTGGGCGGGCGCAAGCCGCACCGAACAGTTCGATCTGGCGGCGATGGAAAACGGTGCGTATCTCGTGGCCGCCAACAACCAGCACTTCGGCGCCGCGTCGACGATCCTGATGCCGGGCCGCGGCGTGAACATGGGCGACGGCTGGGAAACGCGCCGCCGTCGTGAGCCGGGCAACGACTGGGCGATCGTGGCGCTTGCGCAACCGGGCGTCATCAGGAAGATCGAGGTCGACACGGCGCACTTCAAGGGCAACTATCCCGACCGCTGCTCGATCCAGGCCGCGTATGTGACGGGTGGCACGGACAGCTCGCTCATCACGCAGGCGATGTTCTGGCCGGTCCTGCTCGGCGAGCAGAAGTTGCAGATGGACAAACAGCATTACTTCGAAAGCGAAGTCGCGGCGCTCGGGCCGGTCACGCACGTGCGCTTCAATATCATTCCGGACGGCGGTGTGTCGCGTCTGCGTCTGTGGGGCACGCTCGCATAATGAAAACGCTCGCCATCGAACCGTTGACGCGCGCCGCGTTCGCCCCTTTCGGCGACGTGATCGAACTCGAAGGCGCCAGGCAGATTCCGATCAATCTCGGCACGACGATCCGCTATCACGATCTCGCGCATGTCGATGTGACGGACGAGGGCGGTCGCACGCTCGTCAATCTGTTTCGCGGGCAGCCGCGCGCGCTGCCATTCGAGGTGAAGATGCTCGAACGGCATCCGCTCGGCAGTCAGGCTTTTGTGCCGCTGAACGACAAACCGTATCTGGTGGTGGTGGCGCCGGCCGGCGAACTGGATCCGT
Protein-coding regions in this window:
- the alc gene encoding allantoicase, whose translation is MALPILDPNAPEFTRRYVNLADPRLGAQALETSDDFFAPKERMLNPEPAVFIPGKYDDHGKWMDGWETRRKRTTGYDWCIVKLARPGVIKGLDIDTSHFTGNFPPAASVEAARVVDGAPSQSTQWTEIVPSMSLQGNSHHYVDVADANAFTHLRINIYPDGGVARLRVYGQPQVDWAGASRTEQFDLAAMENGAYLVAANNQHFGAASTILMPGRGVNMGDGWETRRRREPGNDWAIVALAQPGVIRKIEVDTAHFKGNYPDRCSIQAAYVTGGTDSSLITQAMFWPVLLGEQKLQMDKQHYFESEVAALGPVTHVRFNIIPDGGVSRLRLWGTLA
- a CDS encoding ureidoglycolate lyase, with the translated sequence MKTLAIEPLTRAAFAPFGDVIELEGARQIPINLGTTIRYHDLAHVDVTDEGGRTLVNLFRGQPRALPFEVKMLERHPLGSQAFVPLNDKPYLVVVAPAGELDPSKIRAFVTSGWQGVNYAKGVWHHPLIALGDVSDFIVVDRGGEGLNLNEQDLAEPVWLTEDALSAVAV